In Raphanus sativus cultivar WK10039 chromosome 5, ASM80110v3, whole genome shotgun sequence, the following proteins share a genomic window:
- the LOC108863400 gene encoding galactolipid galactosyltransferase SFR2, chloroplastic isoform X2, which yields MSILTLLVKIAGLLGTITVGANAVSYSRFRRRNLRKFRSPIDESKEVLADFTSQEHNEGKFFFGLATAPAHAEDDLDDAWIRFAKETPCSAEDEEDKKAMRKKKKKKVKLAIGAITKGLAKNTNGKEDNTVADSTPTKNVAAWHNTPHAEVRLKFWSDPDQEVKLAKDTGVTVFRMGVDWCRIMPKEPTNGIKEAVDYEALEHYKWILNRVRSNGMKVMLTLFHHSLPPWAADYGGWKMEKTVDYFMDFTRLVVDSMFDLVDSWITFNEPHIFAMLTYMAGTWPGNTPDFLEMATSTLPMGVFHRVMHWMAVAHSKAYDYIHGKNSLEKPLVGVAHHVSFMRPYGLFDVGSVTFSNSLTMFSYIDSICEKLDFIGINYYGQEAVCGVGLKLVETDEYSESGRGVYPDGLYRVLLMFHQRYKHLKVPFIVTENGVSDETDVIRRPYMIEHLLALYAAMLKGVPVLGYIFWTISDNWEWADGYGPKFGLVAVDRANNLARTVRPSYHLFTKIVKSGKITRNDRSLAWNELQKAAKAGNVRPFYRGVDNHGLMYADGLDKPQGRQFVDRDWRFGHYQVDGLQDPLSRVARALLIWPVIMKKKIRKVKVKHTDESGLALHPAYASAFD from the exons ATGAGCATACTCACACTGCTCGTTAAAATCGCCGGACTTCTCGGCACGATCACCGTCGGCGCCAACGCAGTCTCTTACTCTCGTTTCCGTCGCCGGAACCTCCGGAAGTTTCGCTCTCCAATCGACGAATCCAAAGAAGTTCTCGCCGATTTCACTTCCCAAG aaCACAACGAGGGAAAGTTCTTCTTCGGATTGGCTACTGCACCTGCTCACGCGGAGGACGATCTCGACGATGCATGGATCCGGTTTGCGAAAGAAACGCCGTGCTCGGCGGAAGATGAAGAGGATAAGAAAgcaatgaggaagaagaagaagaagaaggttaagCTTGCTATTGGAGCTATAACGAAAGGGTTGGCCAAGAACACTAATGGAAAAGAAGATAACACTGTTGCCGACAGTACACCCACTAAGAATGTAGCTGCGTGGCACAACACACCTCACGC GGAGGTCAGGCTTAAGTTTTGGTCGGATCCTGACCAAGAAGTGAAGCTAGCTAAAGATACTGGCGTTACAGTCTTCAGGATGGGAGTTGATTGGTGTAGGATAATGCCTAAAGAGCCTACCAATGGGATTAAGGAAGCA gtTGACTATGAGGCCCTTGAACACTATAAATGGATACTCAATAGAGTTCGTTCAAAtgggatgaaggtgatgctaaCGCTCTTTCACCATTCATTGCCACCATGGGCTGCTGATTATGGGGGATGGAAAATGGAGAAGACCGTCGACTACTTTATGGACTTCACCAG GCTTGTTGTGGATTCCATGTTCGATTTGGTAGACTCTTGGATTACATTTAACGAACCGCATATCTTCGCCATGCTTACTTACATGGCCGGAACTTGGCCTGGTAACACCCCTGATTTTCTGGAGATGGCTACATCTACTCTACCAATGGGTGTATTCCACAGAGTCATGCATTGGATGGCTGTTGCTCACTCAAAGGCCTATGACTACATCCACGGGAAAAA CTCCTTGGAAAAGCCTTTGGTAGGGGTTGCGCACCACGTCTCCTTTATGCGACCATATGGCCTCTTTGACGTTGGGTCCGTTACTTTTAGTAACTCACTCACTATGTTTTCATATATTGATAGCATTTGTGAGAAACTTGATTTCATAGGCATCAACTACTACGGACAG GAAGCGGTGTGTGGTGTTGGACTAAAGCTTGTGGAGACCGATGAATACAGTGAATCTGGAAGAGGAGTATATCCTGATGGCCTCTACCGCGTGTTGTTGATGTTCCACCAGAGATACAAACACCTGAAAGTTCCTTTCATCGTCACAGAGAACGGTGTTTCTGATGAAACGGATGTGATTCGTCGGCCTTACATGATTGAACATCTCCTTGCCCTTTATGCTGCTATGCTAAAG GGTGTTCCGGTGCTCGGTTACATATTCTGGACTATTTCAGACAACTGGGAATGGGCTGATGGATATGGTCCAAAATTTGGACTTGTTGCAGTTGACCGAGCTAATAATCTTGCTCGAACCGTTCGGCCATCGTACCATCTCTTTACCAAG ATAGTGAAAAGCGGAAAGATCACTCGTAATGATCGGTCTCTTGCATGGAACGAACTCCAAAAAGCTGCGAAAGCAGGAAATGTACGGCCATTCTACCGTGGCGTTGATAATCATGGTCTAATGTACGCAG aTGGTCTAGACAAGCCTCAAGGGAGACAGTTTGTTGACCGTGACTGGCGGTTTGGTCATTACCAAGTGGATGGTCTTCAAGACCCGCTGAGTCGCGTTGCTCGGGCCCTTCTCATATGGCCGGTcatcatgaaaaagaaaattagaaaagtTAAGGTCAAGCACACCGATGAGTCGGGGCTTGCTTTACATCCCGCGTATGCCTCTGCCTTTGACTAG
- the LOC108863229 gene encoding alkaline/neutral invertase C, mitochondrial, translating to MMMNSRSCICISAIKPCCRFLISFKSSSLFGVTPTSSIRLINSSKLPLQCRKIESRSIRSGIHCRRRIVLDRNAFCNSDSISWGGRGGRGRGVLVIPRVASDFRNRSSSSSSSLSSHVNKDKSFESIFVKPFVFEELPEKESDAKFGNVGVKGEEKEEEVVVISQSEAEREAWKLLRGAVVDYCGFPVGTVAANDPGDKQTLLNYDQVFIRDFVPSAYAFLLDGEGEIVRNFLLQTLQLQSWEKTVDCHSPGPGLMPASFKVKSVPREGNDGSFEEFIDADFGESAIGRVSPVDSGLWWIILLRAYGKLTGDYTLQERIDVQTGIKLILKLCLADGFDMFPTLLVTDGSCMIDRRMGIHGHPLEIQALFYSALRCAREMLNVNDETKNLVAAVNSRLSALSFHIREYYWVDIKKINEIYRYSTEEYSPDATNKFNIYPEQIPSWLVDWIPNRGGYFIGNLQPAHMDFRFFTLGNLWAIVSSLGNQEQNEGVMALIEEKWDDLVANMPLKICFPALEQEEWRIITGSDPKNTPWSYHNGGSWPTLLWQFTLACIKMGKLDLAKKAVALAEKRLKEDQWPEYYDTRSGRFVGKQSRLYQTWTIAGFLASKKLIEQPEKASLLFWQEDYQLLETCVCGLNKSSGRKKNKCSRFTPPRS from the exons ATGATGATGAACAGCAGGAGCTGTATCTGTATCTCAGCGATTAAACCCTGTTGTAGATTTCTCATTAGTTTCAAAAGCTCGTCCCTTTTCGGAGTTACTCCCACGAGCTCAATCAGGTTGATCAATTCGTCGAAACTACCACTACAGTGTAGGAAGATTGAATCCAGAAGTATTAGATCTGGTATTCATTGCCGTCGTCGGATTGTTTTGGATCGGAACGCTTTTTGTAACTCCGATTCCATTAGCTggggaggaagaggaggaagagggaGGGGTGTTTTAGTAATTCCCCGTGTAGCTTCCGACTTTAGGAACCGGTCgagttcttcctcttcttccttgaGCTCTCATGTAAATAAAGATAAGAGTTTCGAGAGTATCTTCGTGAAGCCATTTGTTTTCGAGGAGTTACCAGAAAAGGAAAGTGATGCTAAATTTGGAAATGTGGGTGTGAAaggagaagaaaaggaagaggaGGTTGTTGTGATCAGTCAGAGCGAGGCTGAGAGAGAGGCGTGGAAGCTGCTCCGTGGCGCGGTGGTGGATTACTGCGGGTTCCCTGTGGGGACTGTGGCGGCTAATGATCCAGGGGATAAGCAGACGTTGTTGAACTATGACCAGGTGTTTATTCGTGACTTTGTTCCTTCGGCTTATGCGTTCTTGCTTGATGGAGAAGGGGAGATTGTTAGGAACTTTCTCCTTCAGACGTTGCAGTTGCAG AGCTGGGAGAAAACAGTGGACTGTCACAGCCCGGGCCCAGGCCTAATGCCAGCGAGTTTTAAAGTGAAATCTGTGCCACGTGAAGGCAACGATGGTTCGTTTGAGGAGTTTATAGATGCAGACTTTGGTGAATCAGCTATTGGACGTGTTAGCCCTGTTGACTCTG GCTTGTGGTGGATCATATTGCTGAGAGCTTATGGAAAACTCACTGGTGACTACACGTTGCAAGAGAGAATCGATGTTCAGACAGGGATCAAGTTGATCCTCAAGCTATGCCTAGCTGACGGTTTCGACATGTTCCCAACTCTTCTTGTGACCGATGGATCATGTATGATCGATAGAAGAATGGGCATTCATGGTCATCCACTTGAAATCCAA GCATTATTCTACTCAGCTCTCCGCTGTGCTCGTGAGATGCTCAACGTGAACGATGAAACCAAGAACTTAGTCGCTGCCGTCAACAGTCGACTAAGCGCTTTATCCTTCCACATCAGAGAGTACTATTGGGTCGACATCAAGAAGATAAACGAGATTTATCGTTACAGCACTGAGGAGTATTCACCGGATGCGACCAACAAGTTCAACATATATCCAGAGCAGATCCCTTCTTGGCTTGTGGACTGGATCCCCAACAGAGGCGGTTACTTCATAGGAAACCTCCAGCCTGCTCACATGGATTTCAGATTCTTCACATTGGGAAACCTCTGGGCTATTGTTTCGTCTCTTGGTAACCAGGAACAGAACGAAGGAGTCATGGCACTGATCGAAGAGAAATGGGATGATCTCGTTGCAAACATGCCTCTCAAGATTTGTTTTCCTGCTCTAGAGCAAGAGGAGTGGAGAATCATCACTGGCTCTGATCCAAAGAACAC GCCTTGGTCATATCATAACGGTGGATCCTGGCCAACTCTCCTCTGGCAG TTCACATTGGCTTGTATCAAGATGGGGAAGCTAGACCTGGCGAAGAAAGCAGTTGCTCTAGCGGAGAAGAGGCTCAAGGAAGACCAGTGGCCTGAGTATTATGACACGAGAAGCGGGAGGTTCGTGGGGAAGCAATCAAGGCTTTACCAGACTTGGACTATCGCAGGTTTCTTGGCTTCTAAGAAACTCATTGAACAACCTGAGAAAGCCTCGCTCTTGTTCTGGCAAGAGGACTATCAGCTGCTCGAGACTTGCGTATGTGGTCTGAACAAAAGCAGCGGAAGGAAGAAGAACAAGTGTTCGCGTTTCACACCACCAAGATCTTAG
- the LOC108863400 gene encoding galactolipid galactosyltransferase SFR2, chloroplastic isoform X1: MSILTLLVKIAGLLGTITVGANAVSYSRFRRRNLRKFRSPIDESKEVLADFTSQEHNEGKFFFGLATAPAHAEDDLDDAWIRFAKETPCSAEDEEDKKAMRKKKKKKVKLAIGAITKGLAKNTNGKEDNTVADSTPTKNVAAWHNTPHAEVRLKFWSDPDQEVKLAKDTGVTVFRMGVDWCRIMPKEPTNGIKEAVDYEALEHYKWILNRVRSNGMKVMLTLFHHSLPPWAADYGGWKMEKTVDYFMDFTRLVVDSMFDLVDSWITFNEPHIFAMLTYMAGTWPGNTPDFLEMATSTLPMGVFHRVMHWMAVAHSKAYDYIHGKNSLEKPLVGVAHHVSFMRPYGLFDVGSVTFSNSLTMFSYIDSICEKLDFIGINYYGQVRDSLRVKQKYTFRSSNIAFSPGNNQEAVCGVGLKLVETDEYSESGRGVYPDGLYRVLLMFHQRYKHLKVPFIVTENGVSDETDVIRRPYMIEHLLALYAAMLKGVPVLGYIFWTISDNWEWADGYGPKFGLVAVDRANNLARTVRPSYHLFTKIVKSGKITRNDRSLAWNELQKAAKAGNVRPFYRGVDNHGLMYADGLDKPQGRQFVDRDWRFGHYQVDGLQDPLSRVARALLIWPVIMKKKIRKVKVKHTDESGLALHPAYASAFD, encoded by the exons ATGAGCATACTCACACTGCTCGTTAAAATCGCCGGACTTCTCGGCACGATCACCGTCGGCGCCAACGCAGTCTCTTACTCTCGTTTCCGTCGCCGGAACCTCCGGAAGTTTCGCTCTCCAATCGACGAATCCAAAGAAGTTCTCGCCGATTTCACTTCCCAAG aaCACAACGAGGGAAAGTTCTTCTTCGGATTGGCTACTGCACCTGCTCACGCGGAGGACGATCTCGACGATGCATGGATCCGGTTTGCGAAAGAAACGCCGTGCTCGGCGGAAGATGAAGAGGATAAGAAAgcaatgaggaagaagaagaagaagaaggttaagCTTGCTATTGGAGCTATAACGAAAGGGTTGGCCAAGAACACTAATGGAAAAGAAGATAACACTGTTGCCGACAGTACACCCACTAAGAATGTAGCTGCGTGGCACAACACACCTCACGC GGAGGTCAGGCTTAAGTTTTGGTCGGATCCTGACCAAGAAGTGAAGCTAGCTAAAGATACTGGCGTTACAGTCTTCAGGATGGGAGTTGATTGGTGTAGGATAATGCCTAAAGAGCCTACCAATGGGATTAAGGAAGCA gtTGACTATGAGGCCCTTGAACACTATAAATGGATACTCAATAGAGTTCGTTCAAAtgggatgaaggtgatgctaaCGCTCTTTCACCATTCATTGCCACCATGGGCTGCTGATTATGGGGGATGGAAAATGGAGAAGACCGTCGACTACTTTATGGACTTCACCAG GCTTGTTGTGGATTCCATGTTCGATTTGGTAGACTCTTGGATTACATTTAACGAACCGCATATCTTCGCCATGCTTACTTACATGGCCGGAACTTGGCCTGGTAACACCCCTGATTTTCTGGAGATGGCTACATCTACTCTACCAATGGGTGTATTCCACAGAGTCATGCATTGGATGGCTGTTGCTCACTCAAAGGCCTATGACTACATCCACGGGAAAAA CTCCTTGGAAAAGCCTTTGGTAGGGGTTGCGCACCACGTCTCCTTTATGCGACCATATGGCCTCTTTGACGTTGGGTCCGTTACTTTTAGTAACTCACTCACTATGTTTTCATATATTGATAGCATTTGTGAGAAACTTGATTTCATAGGCATCAACTACTACGGACAGGTAAGAGACAGCTTAAgagttaaacaaaaatatactttCAGGTCCAGTAACATTGCTTTCTCTCCTGGTAATAATCAGGAAGCGGTGTGTGGTGTTGGACTAAAGCTTGTGGAGACCGATGAATACAGTGAATCTGGAAGAGGAGTATATCCTGATGGCCTCTACCGCGTGTTGTTGATGTTCCACCAGAGATACAAACACCTGAAAGTTCCTTTCATCGTCACAGAGAACGGTGTTTCTGATGAAACGGATGTGATTCGTCGGCCTTACATGATTGAACATCTCCTTGCCCTTTATGCTGCTATGCTAAAG GGTGTTCCGGTGCTCGGTTACATATTCTGGACTATTTCAGACAACTGGGAATGGGCTGATGGATATGGTCCAAAATTTGGACTTGTTGCAGTTGACCGAGCTAATAATCTTGCTCGAACCGTTCGGCCATCGTACCATCTCTTTACCAAG ATAGTGAAAAGCGGAAAGATCACTCGTAATGATCGGTCTCTTGCATGGAACGAACTCCAAAAAGCTGCGAAAGCAGGAAATGTACGGCCATTCTACCGTGGCGTTGATAATCATGGTCTAATGTACGCAG aTGGTCTAGACAAGCCTCAAGGGAGACAGTTTGTTGACCGTGACTGGCGGTTTGGTCATTACCAAGTGGATGGTCTTCAAGACCCGCTGAGTCGCGTTGCTCGGGCCCTTCTCATATGGCCGGTcatcatgaaaaagaaaattagaaaagtTAAGGTCAAGCACACCGATGAGTCGGGGCTTGCTTTACATCCCGCGTATGCCTCTGCCTTTGACTAG